One Brassica napus cultivar Da-Ae chromosome A1, Da-Ae, whole genome shotgun sequence genomic region harbors:
- the LOC106382831 gene encoding calmodulin-binding protein 60 F-like isoform X2 yields the protein MRKRGHNQEYTDNLSEGSEPKRQKKLPALASVIVEAVKVDSLQRLCSSLEPLFRRIVSEEVERALSKLESSKTTPSSQEPKKIQGLNGRNLQIRFRTRMPPHLFTGGKVEGEQGSAVHVVLTDANTGNVVQTGEDSTAKLNVVVLDGDFNDEDWTRERFESFVVKERQGKSPILTGHIHVVLKEGVGTLGELSFTDNSSWIRSRKFRLGVKSASGFHIREAKTEPFAVKDHRGELYKKHYPPVLHDEVWRLDRIAKGGVLHKKLVKSNVITVEDFLRILVKEPQKLRSLLGSGMSNRMWDNTVEHAKTCVLGGKLYVYYTEQTHNNTGVVFNHIYEFQGLIANDHFLSLESLNHDQKISADIMVKAAYENWHKAVEYDGKLLSCLPEAKRAQNHHQNVNSYSALPQQQIQYPFVQQPCNQLGDYTSMEGSSVSGSYNGVDREDVFTEEIRVRSSEMLESDDMQKLLKTFGIAGGFTHIDESCYGFNDRYEAQVDKGYGRERGRGSGKAVVGWLKLKAALRWGIFIRKKAAQRRPQVVEID from the exons ATGAGGAAGAGAGGACACAATCAAGAGTATACAGATAACTTGTCAGAAGGCTCAGAACCAAAGAGACAGAAGAAGCTTCCAGCTTTGGCAAG TGTCATCGTGGAAGCTGTCAAGGTAGATAGTCTACAGAGGCTATGCTCCTCTTTGGAACCATTATTCCGCAGAATT GTTAGTGAAGAGGTGGAACGTGCCTTATCTAAGTTGGAGAGCTCCAAAACAACTCCAAG CTCTCAAGAACCAAAGAAGATTCAAGGCCTTAATGGAAGAAACTTGCAAATTCGCTTCAGAACACGCATGCCTCCTCATTTATTCACAGGAGGGAAAGTCGAAGGAGAGCAGGGCTCAGCCGTTCACGTGGTCCTTACAGATGCAAACACAGGAAACGTTGTTCAAACGGGAGAAGATTCAACGGCAAAGCTGAACGTTGTCGTGTTAGATGGAGACTTCAACGATGAAGATTGGACGAGAGAACGTTTTGAGAGCTTTGTTGTGAAAGAGCGCCAAGGAAAAAGTCCCATATTGACTGGTCACATTCATGTGGTACTTAAGGAAGGCGTAGGAACTCTAGGAGAACTTTCTTTCACCGACAATTCGAGCTGGATAAGGAGCAGGAAGTTTAGGCTTGGTGTTAAGTCTGCGTCAGGGTTTCACATACGTGAAGCTAAGACTGAGCCTTTTGCTGTTAAAGATCATAGAGGAGAAC TATACAAGAAACATTATCCACCGGTTTTACATGATGAAGTCTGGAGATTGGATAGAATAGCGAAAGGTGGAGTCCTACACAAGAAGCTAGTAAAATCTAACGTCATTACTGTTGAAGACTTTCTTAGGATACTTGTGAAGGAACCACAGAAGCTAAGAAGT TTACTTGGGAGTGGAATGTCAAATAGAATGTGGGACAACACGGTGGAGCATGCAAAGACTTGTGTATTAGGTGGGAAGCTTTACGTTTATTACACAGAGCAGACACATAATAATACAGGAGTTGTCTTCAATCATATATATGAGTTCCAAGGCTTGATTGCTAATGATCACTTCTTGTCTCTAGAATCTCTTAACCATGACCAAAAG ATATCTGCAGACATTATGGTGAAGGCTGCTTATGAGAACTGGCACAAAGCTGTTGAGTATGACGGTAAGCTGTTGAGTTGCTTACCAGAGGCAAAAAGAGCACAGAACCATCATCAGAATGTGAATAGCTACTCAGCGCTTCCTCAGCAACAGATACAGTATCCGTTTGTGCAACAGCCATGCAATCAGTTAGGAGACTACACATCTATGGAGGGTTCCTCAGTTTCAGGATCATACAATGGGGTAGACCGTGAAGATGTTTTCACAGAGGAAATTAGGGTGAGGAGTTCAGAGATGCTTGAGAGCGATGATATGCAGAAGTTGCTCAAGACATTTGGGATAGCAGGCGGGTTTACTCATATTGATGAGTCGTGTTACGGTTTTAACGATCGGTATGAAGCTCAGGTAGATAAGGGTTATGGGAGAGAACGAGGGAGAGGCTCAGGGAAAGCTGTGGTGGGTTGGCTTAAGCTTAAAGCTGCTTTGAGATGGGGTATCTTTATACGCAAGAAAGCTGCACAGAGGAGGCCTCAAGTTGTGGAGATTGACTAA
- the LOC106382831 gene encoding calmodulin-binding protein 60 F-like isoform X1, whose amino-acid sequence MESSMRKRGHNQEYTDNLSEGSEPKRQKKLPALASVIVEAVKVDSLQRLCSSLEPLFRRIVSEEVERALSKLESSKTTPSSQEPKKIQGLNGRNLQIRFRTRMPPHLFTGGKVEGEQGSAVHVVLTDANTGNVVQTGEDSTAKLNVVVLDGDFNDEDWTRERFESFVVKERQGKSPILTGHIHVVLKEGVGTLGELSFTDNSSWIRSRKFRLGVKSASGFHIREAKTEPFAVKDHRGELYKKHYPPVLHDEVWRLDRIAKGGVLHKKLVKSNVITVEDFLRILVKEPQKLRSLLGSGMSNRMWDNTVEHAKTCVLGGKLYVYYTEQTHNNTGVVFNHIYEFQGLIANDHFLSLESLNHDQKISADIMVKAAYENWHKAVEYDGKLLSCLPEAKRAQNHHQNVNSYSALPQQQIQYPFVQQPCNQLGDYTSMEGSSVSGSYNGVDREDVFTEEIRVRSSEMLESDDMQKLLKTFGIAGGFTHIDESCYGFNDRYEAQVDKGYGRERGRGSGKAVVGWLKLKAALRWGIFIRKKAAQRRPQVVEID is encoded by the exons ATGGAAAGTTCGATGAGGAAGAGAGGACACAATCAAGAGTATACAGATAACTTGTCAGAAGGCTCAGAACCAAAGAGACAGAAGAAGCTTCCAGCTTTGGCAAG TGTCATCGTGGAAGCTGTCAAGGTAGATAGTCTACAGAGGCTATGCTCCTCTTTGGAACCATTATTCCGCAGAATT GTTAGTGAAGAGGTGGAACGTGCCTTATCTAAGTTGGAGAGCTCCAAAACAACTCCAAG CTCTCAAGAACCAAAGAAGATTCAAGGCCTTAATGGAAGAAACTTGCAAATTCGCTTCAGAACACGCATGCCTCCTCATTTATTCACAGGAGGGAAAGTCGAAGGAGAGCAGGGCTCAGCCGTTCACGTGGTCCTTACAGATGCAAACACAGGAAACGTTGTTCAAACGGGAGAAGATTCAACGGCAAAGCTGAACGTTGTCGTGTTAGATGGAGACTTCAACGATGAAGATTGGACGAGAGAACGTTTTGAGAGCTTTGTTGTGAAAGAGCGCCAAGGAAAAAGTCCCATATTGACTGGTCACATTCATGTGGTACTTAAGGAAGGCGTAGGAACTCTAGGAGAACTTTCTTTCACCGACAATTCGAGCTGGATAAGGAGCAGGAAGTTTAGGCTTGGTGTTAAGTCTGCGTCAGGGTTTCACATACGTGAAGCTAAGACTGAGCCTTTTGCTGTTAAAGATCATAGAGGAGAAC TATACAAGAAACATTATCCACCGGTTTTACATGATGAAGTCTGGAGATTGGATAGAATAGCGAAAGGTGGAGTCCTACACAAGAAGCTAGTAAAATCTAACGTCATTACTGTTGAAGACTTTCTTAGGATACTTGTGAAGGAACCACAGAAGCTAAGAAGT TTACTTGGGAGTGGAATGTCAAATAGAATGTGGGACAACACGGTGGAGCATGCAAAGACTTGTGTATTAGGTGGGAAGCTTTACGTTTATTACACAGAGCAGACACATAATAATACAGGAGTTGTCTTCAATCATATATATGAGTTCCAAGGCTTGATTGCTAATGATCACTTCTTGTCTCTAGAATCTCTTAACCATGACCAAAAG ATATCTGCAGACATTATGGTGAAGGCTGCTTATGAGAACTGGCACAAAGCTGTTGAGTATGACGGTAAGCTGTTGAGTTGCTTACCAGAGGCAAAAAGAGCACAGAACCATCATCAGAATGTGAATAGCTACTCAGCGCTTCCTCAGCAACAGATACAGTATCCGTTTGTGCAACAGCCATGCAATCAGTTAGGAGACTACACATCTATGGAGGGTTCCTCAGTTTCAGGATCATACAATGGGGTAGACCGTGAAGATGTTTTCACAGAGGAAATTAGGGTGAGGAGTTCAGAGATGCTTGAGAGCGATGATATGCAGAAGTTGCTCAAGACATTTGGGATAGCAGGCGGGTTTACTCATATTGATGAGTCGTGTTACGGTTTTAACGATCGGTATGAAGCTCAGGTAGATAAGGGTTATGGGAGAGAACGAGGGAGAGGCTCAGGGAAAGCTGTGGTGGGTTGGCTTAAGCTTAAAGCTGCTTTGAGATGGGGTATCTTTATACGCAAGAAAGCTGCACAGAGGAGGCCTCAAGTTGTGGAGATTGACTAA
- the LOC106382831 gene encoding calmodulin-binding protein 60 F-like isoform X3 produces MPPHLFTGGKVEGEQGSAVHVVLTDANTGNVVQTGEDSTAKLNVVVLDGDFNDEDWTRERFESFVVKERQGKSPILTGHIHVVLKEGVGTLGELSFTDNSSWIRSRKFRLGVKSASGFHIREAKTEPFAVKDHRGELYKKHYPPVLHDEVWRLDRIAKGGVLHKKLVKSNVITVEDFLRILVKEPQKLRSLLGSGMSNRMWDNTVEHAKTCVLGGKLYVYYTEQTHNNTGVVFNHIYEFQGLIANDHFLSLESLNHDQKISADIMVKAAYENWHKAVEYDGKLLSCLPEAKRAQNHHQNVNSYSALPQQQIQYPFVQQPCNQLGDYTSMEGSSVSGSYNGVDREDVFTEEIRVRSSEMLESDDMQKLLKTFGIAGGFTHIDESCYGFNDRYEAQVDKGYGRERGRGSGKAVVGWLKLKAALRWGIFIRKKAAQRRPQVVEID; encoded by the exons ATGCCTCCTCATTTATTCACAGGAGGGAAAGTCGAAGGAGAGCAGGGCTCAGCCGTTCACGTGGTCCTTACAGATGCAAACACAGGAAACGTTGTTCAAACGGGAGAAGATTCAACGGCAAAGCTGAACGTTGTCGTGTTAGATGGAGACTTCAACGATGAAGATTGGACGAGAGAACGTTTTGAGAGCTTTGTTGTGAAAGAGCGCCAAGGAAAAAGTCCCATATTGACTGGTCACATTCATGTGGTACTTAAGGAAGGCGTAGGAACTCTAGGAGAACTTTCTTTCACCGACAATTCGAGCTGGATAAGGAGCAGGAAGTTTAGGCTTGGTGTTAAGTCTGCGTCAGGGTTTCACATACGTGAAGCTAAGACTGAGCCTTTTGCTGTTAAAGATCATAGAGGAGAAC TATACAAGAAACATTATCCACCGGTTTTACATGATGAAGTCTGGAGATTGGATAGAATAGCGAAAGGTGGAGTCCTACACAAGAAGCTAGTAAAATCTAACGTCATTACTGTTGAAGACTTTCTTAGGATACTTGTGAAGGAACCACAGAAGCTAAGAAGT TTACTTGGGAGTGGAATGTCAAATAGAATGTGGGACAACACGGTGGAGCATGCAAAGACTTGTGTATTAGGTGGGAAGCTTTACGTTTATTACACAGAGCAGACACATAATAATACAGGAGTTGTCTTCAATCATATATATGAGTTCCAAGGCTTGATTGCTAATGATCACTTCTTGTCTCTAGAATCTCTTAACCATGACCAAAAG ATATCTGCAGACATTATGGTGAAGGCTGCTTATGAGAACTGGCACAAAGCTGTTGAGTATGACGGTAAGCTGTTGAGTTGCTTACCAGAGGCAAAAAGAGCACAGAACCATCATCAGAATGTGAATAGCTACTCAGCGCTTCCTCAGCAACAGATACAGTATCCGTTTGTGCAACAGCCATGCAATCAGTTAGGAGACTACACATCTATGGAGGGTTCCTCAGTTTCAGGATCATACAATGGGGTAGACCGTGAAGATGTTTTCACAGAGGAAATTAGGGTGAGGAGTTCAGAGATGCTTGAGAGCGATGATATGCAGAAGTTGCTCAAGACATTTGGGATAGCAGGCGGGTTTACTCATATTGATGAGTCGTGTTACGGTTTTAACGATCGGTATGAAGCTCAGGTAGATAAGGGTTATGGGAGAGAACGAGGGAGAGGCTCAGGGAAAGCTGTGGTGGGTTGGCTTAAGCTTAAAGCTGCTTTGAGATGGGGTATCTTTATACGCAAGAAAGCTGCACAGAGGAGGCCTCAAGTTGTGGAGATTGACTAA